The following proteins are co-located in the Apium graveolens cultivar Ventura chromosome 5, ASM990537v1, whole genome shotgun sequence genome:
- the LOC141659670 gene encoding membrane protein PM19L-like isoform X1 — MEVGRGSRSLIRVLLIVNFVAYLIVLGLAAWSIDKYIDGEQDHPHLGGNPSTSFMLIFALIAGAIGECSVLIGFTHLRAWRSDSLATAASSAIISWAITALSFGLVCKEIIMGGHRGKRLQTLEAFITISALSQLMYVLLLHAGMLSTRFGPNYGSSS, encoded by the exons ATGGAGGTGGGGAGGGGTAGTAGAAGCCTAATAAGAGTTCTGTTGATAGTGAACTTTGTTGCATATTTGATTGTACTTGGACTAGCTGCATGGTCTATTGATAAATATATTGATGGTGAACAAGATCATCCTC ACTTGGGTGGGAATCCATCAACAAGCTTCATGTTAATATTTGCACTAATAGCTGGAGCAATCGGGGAGTGCTCAGTGCTGATTGGGTTCACTCATCTACGAGCATGGCGCAGTGATAGTCTTGCTACTGCTGCTTCTTCTGCCATCATCTCTTGGGCGATAACTGCTCTTTCTTTCGG TCTTGTTTGCAAAGAGATCATAATGGGAGGCCACAGAGGCAAACGCCTG CAAACACTGGAAGCTTTTATCACCATATCAGCACTAAGCCAATTGATGTATGTGTTGCTATTGCATGCTGGAATGTTGAGCACCCGGTTTGGACCAAACTACGGATCATCATCGTAG
- the LOC141659670 gene encoding membrane protein PM19L-like isoform X2 produces MEVGRGSRSLIRVLLIVNFVAYLIVLGLAAWSIDKYIDGEQDHPPGAIGECSVLIGFTHLRAWRSDSLATAASSAIISWAITALSFGLVCKEIIMGGHRGKRLQTLEAFITISALSQLMYVLLLHAGMLSTRFGPNYGSSS; encoded by the exons ATGGAGGTGGGGAGGGGTAGTAGAAGCCTAATAAGAGTTCTGTTGATAGTGAACTTTGTTGCATATTTGATTGTACTTGGACTAGCTGCATGGTCTATTGATAAATATATTGATGGTGAACAAGATCATCCTC CTGGAGCAATCGGGGAGTGCTCAGTGCTGATTGGGTTCACTCATCTACGAGCATGGCGCAGTGATAGTCTTGCTACTGCTGCTTCTTCTGCCATCATCTCTTGGGCGATAACTGCTCTTTCTTTCGG TCTTGTTTGCAAAGAGATCATAATGGGAGGCCACAGAGGCAAACGCCTG CAAACACTGGAAGCTTTTATCACCATATCAGCACTAAGCCAATTGATGTATGTGTTGCTATTGCATGCTGGAATGTTGAGCACCCGGTTTGGACCAAACTACGGATCATCATCGTAG